From Perognathus longimembris pacificus isolate PPM17 chromosome 4, ASM2315922v1, whole genome shotgun sequence, one genomic window encodes:
- the Lims2 gene encoding LIM and senescent cell antigen-like-containing domain protein 2 isoform X4 codes for MSDALANASCQRCQAHFAPAERIVNSNGELYHEQCFVCAQCFRPFPEGLFYEFEGRKYCEHDFQMLFAPCCGSCGEFIIGRVIKAMNSNWHPGCFRCELCDVELADLGFVKNAGRHLCRPCHNCEKAKGLGKYICQRCHLVIDEQPLMFRNDAYHPDHFNCSHCGKELTTEARELKGELYCLPCHDKMGVPICGACRRPIEGRVVNALGKQWHVEHFVCAKCEKPFLGHRHYEKKGLAYCETHYNQLFGDVCYNCSHVIEGDVVSALNKAWCVDCFSCSTCNSRLTLKNKFVEFDMKPVCKRCYERFPLELKKRLKKLSDLSARKAQPKAVDVNSA; via the exons ATGTCTGATGCGTTGGCTAATGCCTCCTGCCAGCGCTGCCAGGCCCACTTTGCCCCTGCAGAGCGCATTGTCAACAGCAATGGGGAGCTGTACCATGAGCAGTGCTTTGTGTGTGCCCAGTGCTTCCGGCCGTTCCCTGAGGGGCTCTTCTATGAG TTTGAGGGCCGGAAGTACTGCGAACATGACTTCCAAATGCTCTTTGCTCCATGCTGTGGATCCTGTG GTGAATTCATCATTGGACGTGTTATCAAGGCCATGAATTCCAACTGGCACCCGGGATGCTTCCGCTGTGAGCTGTGTGACGTGGAGCTGGCCGACCTAGGCTTTGTGAAGAACGCAGGCAG GCACCTCTGCCGGCCTTGCCACAATTGTGAGAAGGCCAAGGGCCTGGGCAAGTACATCTGTCAGCGGTGCCACCTGGTCATTGATGAGCAGCCGCTCATGTTCAGGAATGATGCTTACCACCCGGATCACTTCAATTGCTCCCACTGTGG GAAGGAGCTGACTACCGAGGCCCGAGAGCTGAAGGGGGAGCTCTACTGCCTGCCTTGCCATGACAAGATGGGTGTTCCCATCTGTGGAGCATGCCGTCGGCCCATTGAGGGCCGGGTCGTCAATGCACTGGGCAAGCAGTGGCATGTGGAG CACTTTGTCTGTGCCAAGTGTGAGAAGCCCTTCCTGGGACACCGGCACTACGAAAAGAAGGGCCTGGCCTACTGTGAGACCCACTACAACCAG CTCTTTGGGGATGTGTGCTACAACTGCAGCCATGTGATCGAGGGAGATG TGGTGTCTGCCCTCAACAAGGCCTGGTGTGTGGACTGCTTCTCCTGCTCCACCTGCAATAGCAGGCTTACCCTGAA GAACAAGTTTGTGGAGTTTGACATGAAGCCCGTATGCAAGAGATGCTATGAGCGGTTCCCGCTCGAGCTGAAGAAGCGGCTGAAGAAGCTGTCTGACCTGAGCGCCCGCAAGGCGCAGCCCAAGGCTGTGGATGTCAACTCTGCCTGA
- the Gpr17 gene encoding uracil nucleotide/cysteinyl leukotriene receptor: MNGLGVASWSLTDNSSLAEAKQCGQETPLENMLFACFYLLDFILAFVGNALALWLFIRDRKSGTPANVFLMHLAVADLSCVLVLPTRLVYHFSGNHWPFGEIPCRLTGFLFYLNMYASIYFLTCISADRFLAIVHPVKSLKLRRPLYAHLACAFLWVVVAVAMAPLLGSPQTVQTNHTVVCLQLYREKASQHALASLAVAFTFPFVTTVTCYLLIIRSLRQGPRVEKRLKNKAVRMIAIVLAIFLICFVPYHIHRSIYVLHYQGSRASCTAQRLLALGNRITSCLTSLNGALDPIMYFFVAEKFRHALCNLLCGKKLTGPPPSFEGKTNESSLSARSEL; this comes from the coding sequence ATGAATGGCCTGGGGGTGGCCTCCTGGAGTCTGACCGACAACTCCTCCCTGGCCGAGGCCAAGCAATGCGGGCAGGAGACACCGCTGGAGAACATGCTGTTTGCTTGCTTCTACCTCCTGGATTTCATCTTAGCTTTTGTGGGCAATGCCCTGGCCTTATGGCTGTTCATCCGGGACCGCAAGTCCGGCACCCCAGCCAATGTGTTCCTGATGCACTTGGCTGTGGCCGACTTGTCCTGCGTGCTGGTCCTGCCCACCCGCCTGGTGTACCACTTCTCCGGGAACCACTGGCCATTTGGAGAAATCCCGTGCCGACTCACTGGCTTCCTCTTCTACCTCAACATGTACGCCAGCATCTACTTCCTCACCTGCATCAGTGCTGACCGCTTCCTAGCCATTGTGCACCCAGTCAAGTCCCTCAAGCTGCGCAGGCCCCTCTATGCCCACTTGGCCTGTGCCTTCCTGTGGGTGGTGGTGGCCGTGGCCATGGCCCCACTACTGGGAAGCCCCCAGACGGTGCAGACCAACCACACGGTAGTGTGCCTGCAGCTGTACCGGGAGAAGGCCTCGCAGCATGCCCTGGCATCATTGGCTGTGGCTTTTACCTTCCCTTTTGTCACGACAGTCACCTGCTACCTGCTGATCATCCGTAGCCTGCGGCAGGGGCCTCGTGTAGAGAAGCGCCTCAAGAACAAAGCTGTGCGCATGATCGCCATTGTTCTGGCCATCTTCCTAATCTGTTTTGTGCCCTACCACATCCACCGCTCCATCTATGTGCTGCATTACCAAGGCAGCAGGGCCTCCTGCACTGCCCAGCGCCTCCTGGCCCTCGGAAACCGCATCACCTCTTGCCTCACCAGCCTCAATGGGGCCCTTGACCCCATCATGTACTTCTTTGTGGCTGAGAAGTTCCGCCATGCACTGTGCAACTTGCTCTGTGGCAAGAAGCTCACAGGCCCACCCCCCAGCTTTGAAGGGAAAACCAACGAGAGCTCACTGAGCGCCAGGTCAGAGCTGTGA
- the Lims2 gene encoding LIM and senescent cell antigen-like-containing domain protein 2 isoform X2: MTGSNMSDALANASCQRCQAHFAPAERIVNSNGELYHEQCFVCAQCFRPFPEGLFYEFEGRKYCEHDFQMLFAPCCGSCGEFIIGRVIKAMNSNWHPGCFRCELCDVELADLGFVKNAGRHLCRPCHNCEKAKGLGKYICQRCHLVIDEQPLMFRNDAYHPDHFNCSHCGKELTTEARELKGELYCLPCHDKMGVPICGACRRPIEGRVVNALGKQWHVEHFVCAKCEKPFLGHRHYEKKGLAYCETHYNQLFGDVCYNCSHVIEGDVVSALNKAWCVDCFSCSTCNSRLTLKNKFVEFDMKPVCKRCYERFPLELKKRLKKLSDLSARKAQPKAVDVNSA; encoded by the exons CAACATGTCTGATGCGTTGGCTAATGCCTCCTGCCAGCGCTGCCAGGCCCACTTTGCCCCTGCAGAGCGCATTGTCAACAGCAATGGGGAGCTGTACCATGAGCAGTGCTTTGTGTGTGCCCAGTGCTTCCGGCCGTTCCCTGAGGGGCTCTTCTATGAG TTTGAGGGCCGGAAGTACTGCGAACATGACTTCCAAATGCTCTTTGCTCCATGCTGTGGATCCTGTG GTGAATTCATCATTGGACGTGTTATCAAGGCCATGAATTCCAACTGGCACCCGGGATGCTTCCGCTGTGAGCTGTGTGACGTGGAGCTGGCCGACCTAGGCTTTGTGAAGAACGCAGGCAG GCACCTCTGCCGGCCTTGCCACAATTGTGAGAAGGCCAAGGGCCTGGGCAAGTACATCTGTCAGCGGTGCCACCTGGTCATTGATGAGCAGCCGCTCATGTTCAGGAATGATGCTTACCACCCGGATCACTTCAATTGCTCCCACTGTGG GAAGGAGCTGACTACCGAGGCCCGAGAGCTGAAGGGGGAGCTCTACTGCCTGCCTTGCCATGACAAGATGGGTGTTCCCATCTGTGGAGCATGCCGTCGGCCCATTGAGGGCCGGGTCGTCAATGCACTGGGCAAGCAGTGGCATGTGGAG CACTTTGTCTGTGCCAAGTGTGAGAAGCCCTTCCTGGGACACCGGCACTACGAAAAGAAGGGCCTGGCCTACTGTGAGACCCACTACAACCAG CTCTTTGGGGATGTGTGCTACAACTGCAGCCATGTGATCGAGGGAGATG TGGTGTCTGCCCTCAACAAGGCCTGGTGTGTGGACTGCTTCTCCTGCTCCACCTGCAATAGCAGGCTTACCCTGAA GAACAAGTTTGTGGAGTTTGACATGAAGCCCGTATGCAAGAGATGCTATGAGCGGTTCCCGCTCGAGCTGAAGAAGCGGCTGAAGAAGCTGTCTGACCTGAGCGCCCGCAAGGCGCAGCCCAAGGCTGTGGATGTCAACTCTGCCTGA
- the Lims2 gene encoding LIM and senescent cell antigen-like-containing domain protein 2 isoform X1: MTASPRGKMGGCSVTLWELCISSNMSDALANASCQRCQAHFAPAERIVNSNGELYHEQCFVCAQCFRPFPEGLFYEFEGRKYCEHDFQMLFAPCCGSCGEFIIGRVIKAMNSNWHPGCFRCELCDVELADLGFVKNAGRHLCRPCHNCEKAKGLGKYICQRCHLVIDEQPLMFRNDAYHPDHFNCSHCGKELTTEARELKGELYCLPCHDKMGVPICGACRRPIEGRVVNALGKQWHVEHFVCAKCEKPFLGHRHYEKKGLAYCETHYNQLFGDVCYNCSHVIEGDVVSALNKAWCVDCFSCSTCNSRLTLKNKFVEFDMKPVCKRCYERFPLELKKRLKKLSDLSARKAQPKAVDVNSA; the protein is encoded by the exons CAACATGTCTGATGCGTTGGCTAATGCCTCCTGCCAGCGCTGCCAGGCCCACTTTGCCCCTGCAGAGCGCATTGTCAACAGCAATGGGGAGCTGTACCATGAGCAGTGCTTTGTGTGTGCCCAGTGCTTCCGGCCGTTCCCTGAGGGGCTCTTCTATGAG TTTGAGGGCCGGAAGTACTGCGAACATGACTTCCAAATGCTCTTTGCTCCATGCTGTGGATCCTGTG GTGAATTCATCATTGGACGTGTTATCAAGGCCATGAATTCCAACTGGCACCCGGGATGCTTCCGCTGTGAGCTGTGTGACGTGGAGCTGGCCGACCTAGGCTTTGTGAAGAACGCAGGCAG GCACCTCTGCCGGCCTTGCCACAATTGTGAGAAGGCCAAGGGCCTGGGCAAGTACATCTGTCAGCGGTGCCACCTGGTCATTGATGAGCAGCCGCTCATGTTCAGGAATGATGCTTACCACCCGGATCACTTCAATTGCTCCCACTGTGG GAAGGAGCTGACTACCGAGGCCCGAGAGCTGAAGGGGGAGCTCTACTGCCTGCCTTGCCATGACAAGATGGGTGTTCCCATCTGTGGAGCATGCCGTCGGCCCATTGAGGGCCGGGTCGTCAATGCACTGGGCAAGCAGTGGCATGTGGAG CACTTTGTCTGTGCCAAGTGTGAGAAGCCCTTCCTGGGACACCGGCACTACGAAAAGAAGGGCCTGGCCTACTGTGAGACCCACTACAACCAG CTCTTTGGGGATGTGTGCTACAACTGCAGCCATGTGATCGAGGGAGATG TGGTGTCTGCCCTCAACAAGGCCTGGTGTGTGGACTGCTTCTCCTGCTCCACCTGCAATAGCAGGCTTACCCTGAA GAACAAGTTTGTGGAGTTTGACATGAAGCCCGTATGCAAGAGATGCTATGAGCGGTTCCCGCTCGAGCTGAAGAAGCGGCTGAAGAAGCTGTCTGACCTGAGCGCCCGCAAGGCGCAGCCCAAGGCTGTGGATGTCAACTCTGCCTGA
- the Lims2 gene encoding LIM and senescent cell antigen-like-containing domain protein 2 isoform X3 translates to MSNMSDALANASCQRCQAHFAPAERIVNSNGELYHEQCFVCAQCFRPFPEGLFYEFEGRKYCEHDFQMLFAPCCGSCGEFIIGRVIKAMNSNWHPGCFRCELCDVELADLGFVKNAGRHLCRPCHNCEKAKGLGKYICQRCHLVIDEQPLMFRNDAYHPDHFNCSHCGKELTTEARELKGELYCLPCHDKMGVPICGACRRPIEGRVVNALGKQWHVEHFVCAKCEKPFLGHRHYEKKGLAYCETHYNQLFGDVCYNCSHVIEGDVVSALNKAWCVDCFSCSTCNSRLTLKNKFVEFDMKPVCKRCYERFPLELKKRLKKLSDLSARKAQPKAVDVNSA, encoded by the exons CAACATGTCTGATGCGTTGGCTAATGCCTCCTGCCAGCGCTGCCAGGCCCACTTTGCCCCTGCAGAGCGCATTGTCAACAGCAATGGGGAGCTGTACCATGAGCAGTGCTTTGTGTGTGCCCAGTGCTTCCGGCCGTTCCCTGAGGGGCTCTTCTATGAG TTTGAGGGCCGGAAGTACTGCGAACATGACTTCCAAATGCTCTTTGCTCCATGCTGTGGATCCTGTG GTGAATTCATCATTGGACGTGTTATCAAGGCCATGAATTCCAACTGGCACCCGGGATGCTTCCGCTGTGAGCTGTGTGACGTGGAGCTGGCCGACCTAGGCTTTGTGAAGAACGCAGGCAG GCACCTCTGCCGGCCTTGCCACAATTGTGAGAAGGCCAAGGGCCTGGGCAAGTACATCTGTCAGCGGTGCCACCTGGTCATTGATGAGCAGCCGCTCATGTTCAGGAATGATGCTTACCACCCGGATCACTTCAATTGCTCCCACTGTGG GAAGGAGCTGACTACCGAGGCCCGAGAGCTGAAGGGGGAGCTCTACTGCCTGCCTTGCCATGACAAGATGGGTGTTCCCATCTGTGGAGCATGCCGTCGGCCCATTGAGGGCCGGGTCGTCAATGCACTGGGCAAGCAGTGGCATGTGGAG CACTTTGTCTGTGCCAAGTGTGAGAAGCCCTTCCTGGGACACCGGCACTACGAAAAGAAGGGCCTGGCCTACTGTGAGACCCACTACAACCAG CTCTTTGGGGATGTGTGCTACAACTGCAGCCATGTGATCGAGGGAGATG TGGTGTCTGCCCTCAACAAGGCCTGGTGTGTGGACTGCTTCTCCTGCTCCACCTGCAATAGCAGGCTTACCCTGAA GAACAAGTTTGTGGAGTTTGACATGAAGCCCGTATGCAAGAGATGCTATGAGCGGTTCCCGCTCGAGCTGAAGAAGCGGCTGAAGAAGCTGTCTGACCTGAGCGCCCGCAAGGCGCAGCCCAAGGCTGTGGATGTCAACTCTGCCTGA